One genomic window of Quercus lobata isolate SW786 chromosome 9, ValleyOak3.0 Primary Assembly, whole genome shotgun sequence includes the following:
- the LOC115959014 gene encoding uncharacterized protein LOC115959014 translates to MSVKEFERSGIHDLFKAMSKFYTATCQAKELASEAKTAKDKAKELGHEVLLKKGEVIRLTEDFNRLLGSETKLKNEVEELKADNLEKDTRIVHLEGQVSELTSSLEKAREEAIAAFKKSDEYKNRLDSHYAAGYEDFRADAKEAYPDLDFNSFKLPLATESSALQTSSEDVNIMDDANTEVIQDDPKTSLPK, encoded by the exons ATGTCAGTGAAGGAGTTTGAGCGTTCTGGCATCCATGACCTTTTCAAG GCTATGTCAAAGTTTTATACAGCGACCTGCCAGGCCAAGGAGCTTGCTTCAGAGGCCAAGACAGCCAAGGATAAGGCTAAGGAGCTGGGCCATGAGGTTTTGCTCAAGAAGGGGGAGGTCATTAGGTTGACAGAGGATTTTAATCGTCTGCTGGGAAGCGAGACGAAGTTGAAGAACGAAGTAGAGGAGCTCAAAGCTGACAACTTAGAGAAGGATACCCGCATCGTCCATCTCGAGGGACAAGTTTCAGAGCTTACCTCGTCCTTGGAGAAGGCACGTGAGGAAGCAATTGCTGCCTTTAAGAAGTCTGACGAGTATAAGAATCGTCTAGACAGTCATTATGCAGCTGGGTATGAAGACTTCCGTGCTGATGCCAAAGAGGCGTATCCTGATTTGGACTTCAACTCGTTCAAGCTTCCTCTTGCTACAGAGAGTTCCGCGTTGCAGACGAGTTCCGAGGACGTCAACATCATGGACGATGCTAACACTGAAGTCATTCAGGACGATCCCAAGACGAGCTTGCCCAAGTGA